The sequence TTAGTAAATTAGTAGATGCCAATAAAAACCTTGTTGAAGAACAAGTAGCCGATCAAAAATTAGTGATTGAAAAGAAAACAGCAACGGAACAAACAATCGTTCAACAAAATGCATTAGCTGCTCAGCTGGAAGATGCACAAAGTTCTCTTGAGCAACAAATGTTGGAAAAAGAAGTAGTTGTTTCGCAACTCGCTTCTGAAATGGCCACGGCTCAAGAAGATAAAGATGCTTTCTTAGCTCAAAAAACAGCTGCAGAAAATGCTGTTACTGAATATACTACAGCTCAAGCGGCTGCAGAAAAAGCTGTCCAAGTAGCTTTTGAACAGAAAAAAGTTGAAGAAGAAAAAGCTGAAGAAGCAGCTGCAACAGAAGCCGCTTCTACTGAAGTAGCAGCAAACGAAACTGCATCTGCGGCAACTTCAGAACAAAGCAATGACGAAGCTGTAACAGAAGTACAAGCAGAAACACCAGCTCCAAGTACGGAAACAGCGTCTCAACCTGCATCAACGAATAGTAATCCAGCAACAACAGCTAACTCAAATACGACTAGTTCGAATTCGTCTAGTTCGAATAGCTCTAACTCGAATAACACTGCTGCAACTACGCCAGCGCCTAGTAAACCAGTGTCTAAACCAAAACCAAAACCGGCACCAACACCAGCTCCAGCTCCTTCAACAGGCGGAACTTCATGGTCTGCATTGCAGTCTACTGCAAATAGCGTGTTAGGAACACCATATTTATGGGGCGGTACAACAACCTCAGGTTTTGATTGTTCTGGTTTTACATCGTATGTTTTTGCTAAAGCGGGCATCAACTTGCCGCGTGTAGCTTCTGCACAATACAATGCATCAACGAAAGTATCTAACCCACAAGCAGGAGACTTAGTGTTCTTCTCACTTGGTGGTTCAACTATTGACCACGTAGGAATCGTTTCTGGCGGCGGACAATTTGTTGGCTCTCAAAGCAGTACCGGTGTTGCCTATGCTTCATATACTTCTGGATATTGGGCAAGCAAAGTTGTCGGTTACGGACGTTATTAAAAACAATAATGAAAATAAAAAGACTCGAATAAGGCCAGCCATGGTTTTGTTCGGGTCTTTTTTGTATAAATAAGAACACTTACTTAGTATACTGATAGTAGGCGAGTAAAAGAATCTTTTGAAAAAACGTATTATTTATTTTTTTGAAAGGTATACCAAGAATAAAGGAGGGCTAAAATGAGCTTAGCTGTATTAATCATAAATCCTTCTTCAGGAAATGAAGAAGGAGAACAGTACGCGTTAAATGCCCAAGCAACATTAGAGAAAATGTTTGATAAACTAATAGTAAAAAAGACTGAGAAAGCCGGAGATGCTAAACGATTTGCTAATGAAGCAGCAAAAGATAGAGTGGAAGCTGTTTTTGTTATGGGTGGAGACGGCACAATAAACGAATGTGTTAATGGCATCGCAGGAGAAGCTTATCGTCCTGACTTTGGTTTTATCCCTATGGGAACTGCTAATGATTTAGGTCATGCACTTGGTATTCCTATGGATCCCGCGGAAGCCATTGCCATGCTGCCTACAGCTGCTAAATGCAAGATAGATGTTGGAAAAGTCAATGATGATTACTTTATTGATGTCATTGCAATCGGAAGCATCCCTGAAGCTGTTCAGAATGTTAGTACAGAACAAAAAACTAAATTAGGTTTTTTTGCTTATATTTTGGAAGGCTTAAAAGCAGCAAAAAAGAATAAAAGCTACTCATTCAAATTAACCTTAGATGAAAAAACTTTTTCACAAGAAGCTGAATTGGTTTTAGTTGCGCTCACCAATTCAGTAGGCGGTTTTTCATCTCTGTTACCAGAAGCTAAAGCAGATGATGGGTATTTGCATTTGGTTTTATTAAAAAAAACGAGCTTGCTAAAG is a genomic window of Carnobacterium sp. CP1 containing:
- a CDS encoding C40 family peptidase; this translates as MNKKLLSIAILGTMTFSSLILPTAVGAESYTDKIEEAEQKVNQNKKNIEEAEQKINGLATEKITTQEQLETINNTISVNKEKSQKLVADIQKSQKEMDTLKTEIEALEEKIEQRNEQLDQQARTVQTNGDTQNYIEFVIEAESLVDVVGRLDVVSKLVDANKNLVEEQVADQKLVIEKKTATEQTIVQQNALAAQLEDAQSSLEQQMLEKEVVVSQLASEMATAQEDKDAFLAQKTAAENAVTEYTTAQAAAEKAVQVAFEQKKVEEEKAEEAAATEAASTEVAANETASAATSEQSNDEAVTEVQAETPAPSTETASQPASTNSNPATTANSNTTSSNSSSSNSSNSNNTAATTPAPSKPVSKPKPKPAPTPAPAPSTGGTSWSALQSTANSVLGTPYLWGGTTTSGFDCSGFTSYVFAKAGINLPRVASAQYNASTKVSNPQAGDLVFFSLGGSTIDHVGIVSGGGQFVGSQSSTGVAYASYTSGYWASKVVGYGRY
- a CDS encoding diacylglycerol/lipid kinase family protein; the encoded protein is MSLAVLIINPSSGNEEGEQYALNAQATLEKMFDKLIVKKTEKAGDAKRFANEAAKDRVEAVFVMGGDGTINECVNGIAGEAYRPDFGFIPMGTANDLGHALGIPMDPAEAIAMLPTAAKCKIDVGKVNDDYFIDVIAIGSIPEAVQNVSTEQKTKLGFFAYILEGLKAAKKNKSYSFKLTLDEKTFSQEAELVLVALTNSVGGFSSLLPEAKADDGYLHLVLLKKTSLLKKLPLLLKLLKGETNDTRDVLYERFKTGQVAVSKKEKLGTNIDGDPGDDLPLTLEVLASHITVFVPS